One Sphingomonas endolithica genomic window, ACGCCCACTCGATATGGCTCAAATCAACAAAGACAGCTCGTGAGGGGATATTAGATCAGCCGATATCTCGACTGCCGGCCGAGCGTCCAGCTGAGGATCGCACTCGCCGGCTCCAATTGGTCAGCGCTCTTGGAGCACCTGGATCAAACCCGTTCGGTTCAGCAGGTGATTGTTACAGGTTCCGATCAGACGCACAGGTACAACCTGTTTCACAGCCACCTATCAGATCGGCAAACGATCTCGCGACCGCCGCCTCCACACCGTGCTTATATTGCTGGTGTCGGTCAGCGCGAGTAAGACGTAAAGACGAAGTCGTCGGACGCGAGCAGCTTAGCGTGGCACGCGAAGCAGGTCTGCATCAACGCCGCGTCCTGGTTCGCTTTGCCGTTCTCGAACTGGCCGTAGCCCCAGCCACCCGTTGCGGCGTACCGCCGCGCGTTCTTCACAGAGATCTGCACGTTGGTCGGGTCGCCAGCTACAAACGACTGCGGCCGGCCGAAGATCGCGTTGTTGCGTGCGGACGGCACGAGCTTCCAGGCAACGCGGGCGATCATCGTACCGTCCGGGAACGGCCTTTGGCCGTTGCGGAATGCCTTTATGGCAATATCATTGCCGAGATTTATACGGATATCATTAAGATTACCGGCCTCGTGCGCAACGCTGATCACTTGCCATTGGCGGTAGCCGGCGGGCAATTCGACGCCGAAGACCGGCGACACATTCTTCTCCGGGAGTCCGTCTGCAATTGCGATCGCACCGAACAGCATCACAACGGCTGCCCCCGCTGCAAACCGACCATAGAACGTGAACATACGATGTTTCCGTGCTCTGCGCTCCCGTTGGTATTAGTGGACGCCCGGCTGTGGGAGGGGGAGGACAGCCGGGCGTCCGCGGGTCAGACCTGAGCCGTCCCGCCATCCGCGAACAGCTCGGAGCCGTTCACGAAGCTTGCGTCGTCGGACGCTAGGAAGAGCGCCGCTTTTGCGATCTCCTCCGCCTCGCCAACTCGCCCCAAGGGGATCAGCGTCACGAAATAGTCGAGCAGCTCCTGCTGCTGCACAGCATCGTCGCCGGCCAAGCTGACGAGCCCCGGTGTGCGGACCGGGCCGGGACTGAGCACGTTGACGCGGATGCCGGTGCCCTTCATGTCGATTGCCCAGCTGCGCGCCAGATTGCGGACGGCGGCCTTGGACGCCGAATAGACACTGAACGCCGCCGTGCCTCTCGATCCAGCGGTCGACCCTGTCAGGATGATTGAGCCGCCTTTGCCCATCAGCGGCAGCGCCTTCTGCACGGTAAAGATGACGCCCTTGACGTTCCTGCCGAAGGTATCGTCGACCTGCTCTTCTGTGATCTGCCCGAGTGGCAGTAACCCGCCGCCGCCAGCATTGGCGAATAGCACGTCGATGCGGCCCGCCTCGGCCTTCACCCGATCATACAAGCGATCGAGATCATCGAGGTTTGCTGAATCGGTTTGGACACCCATCGCTCCGTGGCCGATCTCGGCTACCGCGCTCTCGAGCGCGGCCTGCCTGCGGCCAGTGATGTAAACCGTCGCACCTTCGGCCGCAAAGACCTTAGCTGTCGCGAGTCCGATGCCGGTCGATGCACCGGTGATGACTGCGATCTTGCTCTTCAGACGATCGTGCATGCAGCGCTCCTTCCATGTGCCAGCGGCATCAAGAGTCGGACCAGACGCTCTTCCAGGGCCAGCGACACAGCCTCCACTTAGTGTGCAACTGTGTTCCGCCGAAGCAAGCTGTCGTGAGAAGACGTGTGATAGCGCCGATCCCGGTGCATCGCAGCAGCGGTACCGTGGCTGGGTTGCGAGACCCTTCTCCATTAGCGGAGCTGGATAGCGCCGCGGCGCAGGGCAACGGTCACCGCGTGAGTTCTGTCGTTGACGTCGAGTTTAGCAAAAATGCTGCGCAAATGTGCCTTTACCGTATCGTCGGAAATCGACAGCTCCCAAGCAATGACCTTGTTCGGCTTGCCATCAGCGACGAGTTGCAAAACGCTCAGCTCACGCTGGGTCAGCACATCATCGGCAGAGTGGAGCGCGATGTCCTGCGCGATGCCGGGCGCTAGGTATCGACGGCCGGCATGCACCGCACGAATGGCGTCGAGTAGTTCGCGCCGCAATGTGCTTTTCAGCAGATAGCTTGCTGCACCGGCCTTTAGCGCCTGTACCGCCTGCACGTCCCCGGCATACGTCGTCAAAACGATGAAGCGAGCGGTAGAACACGTAGCGCGTATCCGCGTGATCGCTTCCAGTCCGTTCATGACGGGCATTTGAAGGTCCATCAGGGTGACGTCGGGGCGCACTTCCGCGAAGGTGGCGACCGCCTCTGCGCCGTTTTCGGCTTCCGCCACGACCGTCATGTCGGGCTCGTGCTCGAGCATCGTCGCAACCCCGTCGCGCAGTGCCGGATGATCATCGACCGTCATCACGCGAATGGGACGTGTTTGAAGCGACGAAGTCATAGAGCGCGCTCGGCGCGTGTTCGACCCGCAAGGTAGGCGAGGCGCCCAGGTACGGTAACATATACTTCCGTCCCTTGCCCCGGAAGGCTAACAATTGTGATCTCGCCGCCCACACGTTCCGCCCGCTCGCGCATGCCGACCAAACCGAAATGGCCAGGCCGGCTGCCGGCATCAGCCACGTCGTTGGGAAGGCCTCGGCCATCGTCCCTTACACTAAGCTGAACTCGGCGGCCGTAAAGCAGAAGGACCTCGATCCGCGATGCGCCAGAATGTTGGACGGCGTTGCGGATCGCCTCTCCCGCAATCCGAAGCAACTCCTCGCGGACCACTACAACCAGCGGGCGGACCTGCCCTTCGGTGGTGACCGAAACCGGTAAGGCCGGGTGCAAACCTAGCTTCTCAACTTCTTCTACGATCGCACCGGCGAGGTCCTCGTCGCTGCTTGCGATCCGCAGATCGTTAACCCGGTTGCGCCCTTCCGTGAGCACATCCTCCGCGTGCTCTAGTGCTTCATCGATCGCCCCTTTCAGCGAACTGCCGGGCGGCATCCGGTTTGCTACGGATTGGAACCGAAGCACCAGTCCTTGGAATCCCTGCAGGAGCGTGTCGTGGAGCTCACGCGCGATTCGCTCACGCTCGGCCAGCTGCGCCTCGAATCGGCCGCGCACACGCGCCGTCAATTGGCGCATCCGCACGGAATAGGCTAGCCATAGCAGTAGCAATCCTGCGACGATGCAGAGCGCAAGGAAAGCCGTGGACTGGAAGAAGGTCGGGCGTATCGTCAAGTCGAGGGCGGCGCCCTTTGTATTCCAGACGCCGTCCTCGTTTGCGGCGATCACCCGGAAACGGTAGCGGCCGGGGCTGAGGTTGGCATAGGAGGCGCGCCGGACCGCGCCCGGATCGATCCAGCCGTCGTCGATGCCGTCTAGTTGATAGCGTACCTGCACACGCTCCGGAATGCCGAGGCTCAGTGCGCTGAAGTCGATCGCGATCTTGCTTGCGCCGGGCTGCACAACGAAGCTCGTCGGGTCGCGACGGATTACGCCGTCGACTCTCAAAATGCTGATTGCGACGGGTGGCGGCAATCGATTGCGTGGCAGATGCGCCGGATCAATCCGTACCGTGCCCGCCATTGTGGCGAACCAGAGCCGGCCATCGCCGCCGCGGACGGCATCGCGTTTGCCGTACAGATGACCGCCGCTCATCAGACCGTCACGGAAGTCGAAAGTTCTGATCGGCGGGTTCCACCCCGCATCGTCGAATGCGCGGTCGAGGCTGGCAGTTGCAATACGGCTGATATTGGACCGACTCATCAGCCATGTGTCGCCTTCTGGCGTCGAAACGATACCTACGGTGCCGGATACGGCAGGTGCGCGGTTCGCAGCCAAGAACCTGACGCTGGTGCCTCGAACCTTGGCCAATCCGAAGCGGCCACCAAGTAAGATGGCGTCCGGGGTGTCATAGATCGTTCGTAGATGGCGAATGGCAGCGCGGCGGCCGAGCACAAAGTCGGTAAAGCGCGGCGGGGCATAGACACGCAAGGAACGGCTCGAGGCGTACGTCAGGAGCTTGCCGTCGCTGCGAACGATGATCGGCATCGCCCCGCCGGTCTGATCGTCGTCGGCCAACTTATGGATGCGCCAGCCGTTCCCGACACGCGCAATCAATCCCTCACCCGCTGTCAGGAACAGCCTGCCATGCCGGTCTACTGCACAGTCGTTGATCGACTGGCGAGTCACTGGCTTGCGCAGCCTTGCGATTGGCTGCTCCCGAAAGCGTACAATGCGGTGCTGCATTACCATCCAAATGTCGCCGTCGGGGCCCTGGCACATGGCTTCAGCGTCGCCCTCCGCCGCCAGCACCTGCTCAGGATTTCCTCGCGGACGCACACGGAAGACGCCATCCTCCTGCCCGACGAATACCTCACCATTCGTGGCCGCGAGCATCACATTGCCCCATTGCGGAACCTTGTTGAGCAGAGGTTCGGCAACGACGGAGACGGCCCGAAAACGGTCAAGACCCTGATCCGTGGTGACCCAGATGTTGCCCTCGCGGTCCTCGACGATTGCGTTGACGTTGTCGGACGCCAGCGAGGCGCTTTCCCTGAAGCGATCGACCTTGGTATGGGCCATCGAAGCAGAGGCTTCGCCCCGTGGATCTGGGGCACGAATACGATAGATCCCGGAGTCTGAATTGCCCCACAGATTGCCGTCACGATCAAAAATAGCGCGCCGGCCTCGTGGCGTATATGGCACGAGATACGGGAATCGGGTTGCACGGCCAGGACCGATGGCGCGGGCGCTTGTCTTATCGGCGACCCACACGTTTCCATCCGGTCCCTGCGCTAGTGCGCCACTGCCCATTAGAGTGAAGCGCGATAGATCAAATCGCTTCGACCCCGCGCGCAACGAATAGAGTGCGCTTGAGGCGGCAAACCACAATGTTCCGTCGCGCGCTTCAAGCAGGCGCACGCCTTGAATGCGGGGCAGCCCCCAATCGGCGCCGATATCCTCCCATTTGCCGTTTGAGAACCGAACCAGCGGACGCTCGCTGCGGCCGAGCAGCCCCCAGATCGCGCCGTCTCTGGTCTGGATCAACTGCTGTATATGTTGGGTCGGGTTCGGCACACCGGCATCGCGCAGCACACCCGCCGCGTAGCGTGCGATCCCGCCAGCGGCATAGCCGACCCACAGGCTGCCGTCCCTCGCCGCCAGCAACGCGGTGACGGACTGGCGATCCCCAATCTGCCGCTGCGGCGGTATCGCTTCGAAGGTCAGTCCATCAAAGCGATACAGGCCGTCTTTGGCGCCGATCCAGAGAAAACCTTCCTTACCCTGCACGATAAAGCTCATCCCGGGGGGTGCACCGTCATCCACCGTCCAGCGCGTGTGCTTGTATTGAGCGATGGAAAGAGCGGGATCGAGCGAATATGCCGGCGTCGCGCTCATTGAGCCGTACACCGTGCTGATCGCGACCAGGATGCGGCGAACCAGCATCACGCCCCTTCTCGTCTGCCTTTTTCAATTCACGCTTACGCCAAAGTGGTAACCTTGCGGCCCCCAAATGGATTATACCTATTTAGTTCGATCGGTACGACCGCGCACTTGATTGCTGAAGAAGCGCTACCACGTCCATGATACTTCAAGCACGCGTTCAGCTGACAACTAGCATATTGGCTGCGAGTGTGGTGGCCGGTCAAGCCGGGAACCGATCGGACGTCCTCGAAAGTGTAGCTGCCACGTCCCCCCCTAGGAGTTTCGCCCGGTCTTAACCTCAGCCATCCTTTGCTCAACAGGCAGGAGCAGGCACATGGATCAGATAACGATCGGCAGGAACCCACTCGACACTGCTGCAACGGCTGAAGGACGCGTAGAACAGCGTCGCGGCCTTACCGACAATCGAACGATGTGTTTCGGCAAGTTTTCAGTCTGCCCTGGCGCTCGCGTCTTGAGGCTTGGCACCGTCCCTGTGCCGCTGGGTAGTCGCGCGTTCGATCTCTTGATCGTTCTCCTGCGCTCCCGCGGCAGGCTTGTCACGAAGGACGAGATCGTTCGGGAAGTATGGCCATCGACTTTCGTTGACGAGAGCAACCTGCGCTTTCAGATGGGTGTCCTGCGGAAAGCGCTAGGACCCGAACGCGATCGCATCAAAACCATCCCAGGCCGCGGCTACATCTTCGTCGATAACGAAGAAAACGCGCCGCCGGCGCAGCCCCAGCATGCGGTCGCTACGATGCCAAACGCGGCATCGGAAAGCTTTATCATGATTGTCGAACCCGACGCAGAAGAACGCAACGCTATGGCGATGCTGCTGCGCGCCTTGAAGGTCAGTGTTCTCAGTTTCAAATCGGTCGAAGAGGTCGCGGCATTCACCGTTGCGCCGCTCAAATTGACTGCCTGACGCGCCGCTCGGCTACGGTGCCGTTCGGAGCATGGCGGTCAGGAACGACCAGGTACGCTGGTTGGCGAGCGCGGCAGCTTTCGCATCATTATGAGCACCATTGTGCCTTGAAAACGCGTGGTGGCATCCCGCGTAGGTGAACACCTGAACGTTGGCGTGCGTCGCCAGTGCGGCCGTGATCGCGGCGCGTGCTGGCTCGGGCATGAACTCGTCTTCTCCGGCAAGGTGCACCAGCATCGGCACGGTAATCGAGGGGGCTTCACCGAGATATTTCTCCGTGTCGGCACCGTGGAAGGCGACAGCAGCGTCAACATGGCTACGGGCGGCCGCCAGGAACGTCATCAGCCCGCCCAGACAATAGCCGAGGACGCCCACCTTGCCGGTAGCACCGTTAATGACGGCAGCAGCACGGACGGTAGCTGCGACATCATCCACGCCGAGATCGCGATCATAAGCTTGGTACAGCGCCAATCCCGTATTCCAGTCGGCTTCCGATCGCACGTCAAGATCAACGCCCGGTTTCTGACGCCAAAACAGGTCCGGTGCGATCGCGATGACGCCGTGCGCTGCAAGATCATCGCAGGTCTGGCGTATGTCCGCATTCACACCGAACACTTCGTGCAACACAACTACTGCCGGTGCCGGTAATGCCGCGGGGACCGCCCGGTACGCGGCGAACGCGCCGTCCTTCGTCGTGATTTCAATGTGATCGCCCATCATGATCTCCTAGTACGTTGATAGTGATCCGATCCCACGCCGCCGGAATGGTCCGGCGGCGCAGCGGCGGCGTTAACTCTCGATGAATTCGAGCAGGTCGGCGTTGAAGCGGTCGCGGTGTGTGACCATGAGGCCATGCGGCGCCCCGGCATAGACCTTAAGCACCGCCCCCCCGACGAGGTTGACGGTCATGCGGCCGGCGTCGTCGATCGGCACGATTTGGTCGTCGTCACCATGGATGATCAGCGTCGGCACGTCGAACTTCGCCAGATCATCGTAGAACACGCTTTCGGAGAACTGTTTGACGCAGTCGTACGAACCCTTCAGCCCAGCTTGCATCGATTGCAGCCAGAAGGCGTCCTTGATGCCCTGCGTCACGATCGATCCTGGCCGGTTCGCACTGTAGAAGAACTCAGCGAGATCGTGGTAATATTGCGAGCGGTCGGTAGCGACACCTTTGCGGATGTCGTCGAATACGCTGATCGGCAAACCGCCAGGATTGCGGTCGGTCTTGAGCATCGTTGGCGGAATCGCTGAGACCAGCACGGCCGCTTTGACACGCGACGTCCCGTGTCGGCCGATATAACGAGTCACTTCGCCCCCACCGGTCGAGTGGCCGACATGCGTTACGTCACGCAGATCCAGCGCCTGTACTACCGCCGCCATGTCATCGGCATACGTATCCATGTCGTTACCCTCCCAGGTCTGGCTCGAGCGGCCGTGACCGCGGCGATCATGCGCGATGGCGCGATAGCCATGGGATGCCAGCGTGAAGAGCTGATCCTCCCATGCGTCCGCATTGAGCGGCCAGCCATGCGAGAACATGACGACAGGCCCTTGGCCCCAATCCTTGTAGAAGATCTCGGCACCGTCCTTGGTCTTAACTGTACTCATAGTTCTTCCTTTCGCTCTTCGAGTATTAACCGGCGTTGGTGATGGTTGGTCGCTCCGGCACGCGGAGCCGGACGAGGGTTTGATCGACGACGCGGTGTGTCGGATCGGCAAGTTCGACGGGAATCTGGTGCTCGCCGGGTGGAAGACCGACCGCCACGATCGTCTCGCCGCTCGCGTCGACGAAATGCCATGGGGCGTTGTCCACGGTCACGTGAACATGCCCGATCCTCGGAGATACATTGAGTGCGGCTTCCCCGAACACGGGCACGAGCCGCAGATGCTCGGTATGACACTGGATGAACACGCGCCCTTCTGCGAGCGGACCCGCAAGCGGCGGATCGGCAATGATCATCGGGGGCGGCTCAGCTACGATCGCGACCAGCGCGGAAGGTACGGACGCGCCGGTCACGCGATCAAAAACGCGAGCGAGGAGCCGTTGAGTAGTTCGCGAGCAAGCGCCAACATGCCCGGGGCGCTCACCGCTACAATGCCGGCTGCGCCCACCAGAACCCTCCTTCGTGACGTTGCCGACAAAGCGAGCGGAACGACTGTCATAGGGAGCCTCCATCGCGATCGAGCGTGTGCCCGTCGCATGAAGATCTATGGGGCCGCGGCCTGCGCCAACAGGAAGTTGCCACGAGCGGCCGTGAGTTGCTGCGAGCGCGAGTTCGCTAGCGCCAGCGCTTCACCGTAGACGCGGTATAGATTTGCTCGATCGCGCCGCCAAGCGTCCGGTTGAAGGTCGCATCATCCATATGATAGTCGAGATCTGCCAGGAGCGCGCGAGAGAAACTGGCTATCAGGCCGTGGTTCTGCGCTAGCCGGTCGCAAGCGACGCCACGTGACAGACCGCCTGACAGCGCGAGCAAGCGGGCCACGCGGTGGTGGCCGACAAGCGGCGCATAGCCGTCGGGCTGTTCGGGAATGGTGAGCTTTAGCATCACTTGCCGGTCACCGCTCAGGGCGTCCAGGCGTTTGGTAATCTCCGCCATTAGGTGGCTCTCGGCCGTCGCCCGATCAGGCGCCGCGCTGGAAACTTCGGGTTCGAGGATCGGCATTAGCCCCGCTGCGGCAACCTGTTCGGCAAGTTCAAACTGCTGGTCGACCACGGCACTAATCCCGACAGGATCGGCCCGATTTACGACCGACCGCATCTTGGTCCCGAACACGCCCAGTGATCTCGCGCGCTCGAGCAGATCGGAAAGGCCGGCCATGGGTTTCATCAGCCGCACGCCATCTGCCTCTGGCTCCAAACCCTGGTCGATCTTGAGGAAGGGCACGATACCGCGGTTGCGCAGATAAGCGGGAATGGACTGCCCCTCCGCCTGCCCGTCCATCGTCCGTTCGAAGAGGATCGCTGCTAGTATAGGGCGGCCGTCGAACCTGGGCGCGGTTATGATACGCACGCGCAATTTGGTGGATGAGCGCAAACATTTCCTCGTCATCGGACCAATTGCCCCGCGCGATCCCGTAAGCCTCTAGCGCGTTGGCGGTCGATCCGCCGCTTTGATCGAGCGCAGCGAACATGCCAGCGCCGGCTCTGATTTGCGCCATCATGGCGGACTCGATCATGCTAACTTCCCCGACGGTTTACACCCCGCGATACACAAGCCGCGTGAACAGCGCGCCGTTGATCAGCGCGCGCCCCCACGTGGCATCGAGTGCCGCGGTCGGCCTTGAAGCAACGACCTGCTCCTCCGACATCCCCTGCTTCTTGAGTGCAGCGACCTTGGACCGGACCGTCACCAGCATGTCGCGGAAGGCGATCAGTTGCGCGCGGTCGCCGACCGGGCCGTGTCCTGGGATGATTTGGGTGCCGGTCCCGGCCAAAAGCAGGTTGGCATCGGCGGCGCGGATCGCGCCATCGATGTCACCGCCGCCGACATAGTCGATGAAGGGATACATACCGTTCCAGAACGTGTCGCCGGTCGCCAGCACGTCAGCCTGCTTGAAGTACACCGACATGTCGCCATCGGTATGGCCTGGACGGTATTGGCCGATGGCAATCGTCTGATCCCCGAAGTGCATGATCCGATCGGCCGACAAGACTTCTTGGGGCAAATCAGCTGGCGAGATGGGCGTGAAAGTGTGCTCCCATTCTACTATGCGGAGCGTCTCGGTAAGGCGAAGCTGGGCCTGTCGATCAGCAATGATCGTCGCTCCGGCCCGCCGCAACCACCCGTTGCCATCGGCATGATCCCAATGCCAATGCGTGTTGACGACGTAGCGCACAGGGCCGTTACCCACAGTTCGCAAAGCGGCCTCGATCTTGGCTTTGGAGATGGCGATGCCGGCATCGACAAGAAAAAGACCGTCGGCTCCCGCCAACGCTCCGATATTTCCTCCCGACCCGGATAACATCGCAATCCCCCCGCGCAATTTCTGCACCTTGACGGGGTCTACGGCTGCAGCGGCGTTGATCGCGGAGTAGGGGCTACCGTGAGCACCGCCCGCGGCAAGCGCGATCCCTGCTGCTAGTGCAAGGGTGTGTAGCACTGGTGATCTGGTGATTGTCGTCATGAAATTGCTCCGAACCTGGCGAACTCTAGTTGTTGGTGACGGAGCCTAAGGTCCTCGGCGGGGTTCGTTCTAGTGGAGCGTCGTGATAAAACGTAAGAAGACGTTGGTCATGTCCATGTTGCGCCATCCGACGTACCGATGCGTCTCATCATTTATCTGGTACATGCTCCGTGTGTCAGCCGGGCAGCTGAACGGTTCGTCGGCCGAACAGCACAGCGTCGATTGAGTAGGCGCCCGGCCCGATCAGCGCCAAGGCCATCATGCTAAGGATGAACGCTGCCGAGCACGCAAGCGGGTAGATCGGCGCGACAGCGGTGATGATCGCCGCAGCAATCGCACATGCAGCCGCAATCAGTCGTGTTGGGAAGCCGACGAGCAATCCTAGCGATGTCAGATAGGCCAAGGCACTAAGCTTAACGTCGTATCCGGTGATCGAGCCGACCATTCCCGCAATCCAGATTGCGGCGGATAAACGATAGAGAATCAGCGCCGCACCAGCGACGCCTGCGGGGAACGCAAAGAAAATGTGTTTCATGCACATCCACTACGCGGTCCGGCATCGGTGGCGTAAACTCACAAAGTGGTAGGTAAAGGTCACCCATTCGGGGGAGACATCAGGCAAGCTGTTAGCGAGAACCTTTTACGGCGAACGCGCGCGAAGGGTGGGCAATGGGTTGGTCAAAGCGCGCGATGGTGTTGGCAGGTGTTTGCAGCCTCGCCATCACTACATCGCCATCTTGGGCCGAACCGATCGACGGGTACAAGCACACTGCTTGGACAGTTGAAGACGGCGCACCCGCATCGGTGCGGTATCTGGCACAATCCTCGAACGGGTACCTCTGGATCGCAAGCGGTGAGGGGCTATTCCGCTTCGACGGGGTGACGTTCGAGCGGATGCCAAGCCTGAGCGGCCCCGAACTCGGCGAGTATGAGCCGTCCGTCGTGCATGCCGCACCGAATGGCGACGTCTGGGTGGGCTACCGCCCGGGGGCGGTCGCGGTGTACCGGAAGGGTCGGCTGTATGACTTGCACATGCCCAACCCACCGGAATTCGTTACCGGCATCCAAGATGACGGCAAAGGCGGGCTGTGGATCGTCAGCGGGCGCAGCTACGCCGCACTGTCGCACTACCGGGCAGGCAAATGGACCATTTTCGGGGAAGCGGAAGGCGTCCGTGGACAGGTCAACCAGCTCTTCCTAGATCGCAGCGGAATTCTTTGGGCGACCCAAGATGGCGGTCTGCTCTACCTGAAGCCCGGCGCACGGCGCTTCGTTACCTCGCCGGCACGAGTAGCACCAGGCGTGTTCTGGGTAGGGCAAGCTCCCGACGGGCGTCGCTGGCTCTATGATCGTCGGGGTCTAAGACCGCTGCCTGACTATCCCAACGGCGCCATCGATCCGGCAACTTTCACGCAGGGGCCAGACGGCGGAAAACTGCGACGGATTCGGTTCGACCTCGCAGGAAATCTCTGGGGAACCGATGCGGTCGGTGGCCTGTTCCAGATTCCAGGTGCAAAGCTCGACGATCCCGCTGCACGGACTCACCCGAACTTTTTTACCGCGGCAGATGGCCTCACGTCGGGCGGGGCGGCCGCATCGCTCGTCGACCGTGAAGGCAATATTTGGGTCGGCACCAGCCGCGGGCTAGACCGCATGCGAAAGGCCATGGTCAGGCCACAGGCCGGGTTGGGTCCGATCTCACCTGGCTACGCCGGCGAGAGCGACGCGGGCGGAACGATCTATATCGAGGACGACGCCGGCATCCACGCGATCGGACCGCGAGGCGACGTAAAGCTGATCGCGCGCGAGGCCGGCAATATCTCGGCACCGTGCCGACGCCGGGATGGCTCGGTCGTGACCATGATCCCCAGCGCATTGTTGCAGCTTCGCCCCGAAGGCGGGAAAGTT contains:
- a CDS encoding winged helix-turn-helix domain-containing protein; its protein translation is MDQITIGRNPLDTAATAEGRVEQRRGLTDNRTMCFGKFSVCPGARVLRLGTVPVPLGSRAFDLLIVLLRSRGRLVTKDEIVREVWPSTFVDESNLRFQMGVLRKALGPERDRIKTIPGRGYIFVDNEENAPPAQPQHAVATMPNAASESFIMIVEPDAEERNAMAMLLRALKVSVLSFKSVEEVAAFTVAPLKLTA
- a CDS encoding two-component regulator propeller domain-containing protein encodes the protein MLVRRILVAISTVYGSMSATPAYSLDPALSIAQYKHTRWTVDDGAPPGMSFIVQGKEGFLWIGAKDGLYRFDGLTFEAIPPQRQIGDRQSVTALLAARDGSLWVGYAAGGIARYAAGVLRDAGVPNPTQHIQQLIQTRDGAIWGLLGRSERPLVRFSNGKWEDIGADWGLPRIQGVRLLEARDGTLWFAASSALYSLRAGSKRFDLSRFTLMGSGALAQGPDGNVWVADKTSARAIGPGRATRFPYLVPYTPRGRRAIFDRDGNLWGNSDSGIYRIRAPDPRGEASASMAHTKVDRFRESASLASDNVNAIVEDREGNIWVTTDQGLDRFRAVSVVAEPLLNKVPQWGNVMLAATNGEVFVGQEDGVFRVRPRGNPEQVLAAEGDAEAMCQGPDGDIWMVMQHRIVRFREQPIARLRKPVTRQSINDCAVDRHGRLFLTAGEGLIARVGNGWRIHKLADDDQTGGAMPIIVRSDGKLLTYASSRSLRVYAPPRFTDFVLGRRAAIRHLRTIYDTPDAILLGGRFGLAKVRGTSVRFLAANRAPAVSGTVGIVSTPEGDTWLMSRSNISRIATASLDRAFDDAGWNPPIRTFDFRDGLMSGGHLYGKRDAVRGGDGRLWFATMAGTVRIDPAHLPRNRLPPPVAISILRVDGVIRRDPTSFVVQPGASKIAIDFSALSLGIPERVQVRYQLDGIDDGWIDPGAVRRASYANLSPGRYRFRVIAANEDGVWNTKGAALDLTIRPTFFQSTAFLALCIVAGLLLLWLAYSVRMRQLTARVRGRFEAQLAERERIARELHDTLLQGFQGLVLRFQSVANRMPPGSSLKGAIDEALEHAEDVLTEGRNRVNDLRIASSDEDLAGAIVEEVEKLGLHPALPVSVTTEGQVRPLVVVVREELLRIAGEAIRNAVQHSGASRIEVLLLYGRRVQLSVRDDGRGLPNDVADAGSRPGHFGLVGMRERAERVGGEITIVSLPGQGTEVYVTVPGRLAYLAGRTRAERAL
- a CDS encoding alpha/beta fold hydrolase yields the protein MSTVKTKDGAEIFYKDWGQGPVVMFSHGWPLNADAWEDQLFTLASHGYRAIAHDRRGHGRSSQTWEGNDMDTYADDMAAVVQALDLRDVTHVGHSTGGGEVTRYIGRHGTSRVKAAVLVSAIPPTMLKTDRNPGGLPISVFDDIRKGVATDRSQYYHDLAEFFYSANRPGSIVTQGIKDAFWLQSMQAGLKGSYDCVKQFSESVFYDDLAKFDVPTLIIHGDDDQIVPIDDAGRMTVNLVGGAVLKVYAGAPHGLMVTHRDRFNADLLEFIES
- a CDS encoding response regulator; translated protein: MTVDDHPALRDGVATMLEHEPDMTVVAEAENGAEAVATFAEVRPDVTLMDLQMPVMNGLEAITRIRATCSTARFIVLTTYAGDVQAVQALKAGAASYLLKSTLRRELLDAIRAVHAGRRYLAPGIAQDIALHSADDVLTQRELSVLQLVADGKPNKVIAWELSISDDTVKAHLRSIFAKLDVNDRTHAVTVALRRGAIQLR
- a CDS encoding cytochrome P460 family protein; the protein is MFTFYGRFAAGAAVVMLFGAIAIADGLPEKNVSPVFGVELPAGYRQWQVISVAHEAGNLNDIRINLGNDIAIKAFRNGQRPFPDGTMIARVAWKLVPSARNNAIFGRPQSFVAGDPTNVQISVKNARRYAATGGWGYGQFENGKANQDAALMQTCFACHAKLLASDDFVFTSYSR
- a CDS encoding class I fructose-bisphosphate aldolase; this translates as MRIITAPRFDGRPILAAILFERTMDGQAEGQSIPAYLRNRGIVPFLKIDQGLEPEADGVRLMKPMAGLSDLLERARSLGVFGTKMRSVVNRADPVGISAVVDQQFELAEQVAAAGLMPILEPEVSSAAPDRATAESHLMAEITKRLDALSGDRQVMLKLTIPEQPDGYAPLVGHHRVARLLALSGGLSRGVACDRLAQNHGLIASFSRALLADLDYHMDDATFNRTLGGAIEQIYTASTVKRWR
- a CDS encoding SDR family NAD(P)-dependent oxidoreductase, translating into MHDRLKSKIAVITGASTGIGLATAKVFAAEGATVYITGRRQAALESAVAEIGHGAMGVQTDSANLDDLDRLYDRVKAEAGRIDVLFANAGGGGLLPLGQITEEQVDDTFGRNVKGVIFTVQKALPLMGKGGSIILTGSTAGSRGTAAFSVYSASKAAVRNLARSWAIDMKGTGIRVNVLSPGPVRTPGLVSLAGDDAVQQQELLDYFVTLIPLGRVGEAEEIAKAALFLASDDASFVNGSELFADGGTAQV
- a CDS encoding DUF4399 domain-containing protein; the protein is MIIADPPLAGPLAEGRVFIQCHTEHLRLVPVFGEAALNVSPRIGHVHVTVDNAPWHFVDASGETIVAVGLPPGEHQIPVELADPTHRVVDQTLVRLRVPERPTITNAG
- a CDS encoding dienelactone hydrolase family protein, whose translation is MGDHIEITTKDGAFAAYRAVPAALPAPAVVVLHEVFGVNADIRQTCDDLAAHGVIAIAPDLFWRQKPGVDLDVRSEADWNTGLALYQAYDRDLGVDDVAATVRAAAVINGATGKVGVLGYCLGGLMTFLAAARSHVDAAVAFHGADTEKYLGEAPSITVPMLVHLAGEDEFMPEPARAAITAALATHANVQVFTYAGCHHAFSRHNGAHNDAKAAALANQRTWSFLTAMLRTAP
- a CDS encoding MBL fold metallo-hydrolase → MTTITRSPVLHTLALAAGIALAAGGAHGSPYSAINAAAAVDPVKVQKLRGGIAMLSGSGGNIGALAGADGLFLVDAGIAISKAKIEAALRTVGNGPVRYVVNTHWHWDHADGNGWLRRAGATIIADRQAQLRLTETLRIVEWEHTFTPISPADLPQEVLSADRIMHFGDQTIAIGQYRPGHTDGDMSVYFKQADVLATGDTFWNGMYPFIDYVGGGDIDGAIRAADANLLLAGTGTQIIPGHGPVGDRAQLIAFRDMLVTVRSKVAALKKQGMSEEQVVASRPTAALDATWGRALINGALFTRLVYRGV